The following proteins are co-located in the Telopea speciosissima isolate NSW1024214 ecotype Mountain lineage chromosome 9, Tspe_v1, whole genome shotgun sequence genome:
- the LOC122640691 gene encoding NAC domain-containing protein 21/22-like isoform X2, with amino-acid sequence MSFLNMVEAKLPPGFRFHPRDEELICDYLIRKVAGNNGKGSSYGSPMLIEVDLNKCEPWELPEVACVGKKEWYFFSQRDRKYATGLRTNRATVAGYWKATGKDRHVIRKETLVGMRKTLVFYQGRAPKGKKTDWVMHEFRLEGPSEPQKTSFQEDWVLCRVFFKNGGISAKNNVENCYEDDTSSSSFQPLMDSYINFEQTPPNLVEFEQVPCFSSFAQNHSNPNMPPYNPQMEQNIFTKNLTSFGGVTDMDTFSSPSCDKKVIKAILNHLSKNESNMKVEQLAPNLGEGSSESYLSEVGLSSMWNSY; translated from the exons aTGAGCTTTCTAAACATGGTAGAGGCAAAATTGCCTCCAGGGTTCAGATTCCATCCAAGAGATGAAGAACTTATATGTGATTACTTGATAAGGAAGGTTGCAGGCAATAATGGGAAGGGCAGTTCTTATGGATCTCCTATGTTGATTGAGGTAGACTTGAACAAGTGTGAGCCTTGGGAGCTTCCTG AAGTGGCTTGTGTGGGGAAAAAGGAATGGTATTTCTTCAGTCAGCGTGACCGGAAGTATGCGACCGGATTACGAACAAACCGGGCTACAGTGGCTGGTTATTGGAAAGCTACAGGAAAGGACAGACATGTTATCCGGAAAGAGACTCTTGTGGGTATGAGGAAAACCCTGGTTTTCTATCAAGGGAGGGCACCCAAAGGGAAAAAGACAGATTGGGTCATGCATGAGTTCAGGCTTGAAGGACCTTCAGAACCACAAAAAACTTCTTTTCag GAAGATTGGGTGCTATGTAGAGTATTCTTCAAAAATGGAGGAATTTCTGCTAAAAATAATGTTGAAAACTGTTATGAAGATGACACAAGCTCTTCATCATTCCAACCTTTAATGGATTCCTACATCAATTTTGAGCAAACTCCACCTAATTTAGTTGAGTTTGAGCAAGTGCCCTGCTTCTCCAGTTTTGCCCAAAACCATAGCAACCCAAACATGCCACCTTATAATCCTCAAATGGAACAAAACATATTCACCAAGAATTTAACCAGTTTTGGAGGAGTAACTGATATGGATACCTTCTCAAGCCCTTCTTGTGATAAAAAGGTAATAAAAGCAATCTTGAATCACCTCAGCAAGAATGAAAGCAATATGAAAGTGGAACAACTAGCACCAAATTTAGGGGAAGGAAGTTCTGAGAGTTACTTATCTGAGGTGGGTTTGTCAAGTATGTGGAATTCATATTGA
- the LOC122640691 gene encoding NAC domain-containing protein 21/22-like isoform X1, with the protein MSFLNMVEAKLPPGFRFHPRDEELICDYLIRKVAGNNGKGSSYGSPMLIEVDLNKCEPWELPEVACVGKKEWYFFSQRDRKYATGLRTNRATVAGYWKATGKDRHVIRKETLVGMRKTLVFYQGRAPKGKKTDWVMHEFRLEGPSEPQKTSFQQEDWVLCRVFFKNGGISAKNNVENCYEDDTSSSSFQPLMDSYINFEQTPPNLVEFEQVPCFSSFAQNHSNPNMPPYNPQMEQNIFTKNLTSFGGVTDMDTFSSPSCDKKVIKAILNHLSKNESNMKVEQLAPNLGEGSSESYLSEVGLSSMWNSY; encoded by the exons aTGAGCTTTCTAAACATGGTAGAGGCAAAATTGCCTCCAGGGTTCAGATTCCATCCAAGAGATGAAGAACTTATATGTGATTACTTGATAAGGAAGGTTGCAGGCAATAATGGGAAGGGCAGTTCTTATGGATCTCCTATGTTGATTGAGGTAGACTTGAACAAGTGTGAGCCTTGGGAGCTTCCTG AAGTGGCTTGTGTGGGGAAAAAGGAATGGTATTTCTTCAGTCAGCGTGACCGGAAGTATGCGACCGGATTACGAACAAACCGGGCTACAGTGGCTGGTTATTGGAAAGCTACAGGAAAGGACAGACATGTTATCCGGAAAGAGACTCTTGTGGGTATGAGGAAAACCCTGGTTTTCTATCAAGGGAGGGCACCCAAAGGGAAAAAGACAGATTGGGTCATGCATGAGTTCAGGCTTGAAGGACCTTCAGAACCACAAAAAACTTCTTTTCag CAGGAAGATTGGGTGCTATGTAGAGTATTCTTCAAAAATGGAGGAATTTCTGCTAAAAATAATGTTGAAAACTGTTATGAAGATGACACAAGCTCTTCATCATTCCAACCTTTAATGGATTCCTACATCAATTTTGAGCAAACTCCACCTAATTTAGTTGAGTTTGAGCAAGTGCCCTGCTTCTCCAGTTTTGCCCAAAACCATAGCAACCCAAACATGCCACCTTATAATCCTCAAATGGAACAAAACATATTCACCAAGAATTTAACCAGTTTTGGAGGAGTAACTGATATGGATACCTTCTCAAGCCCTTCTTGTGATAAAAAGGTAATAAAAGCAATCTTGAATCACCTCAGCAAGAATGAAAGCAATATGAAAGTGGAACAACTAGCACCAAATTTAGGGGAAGGAAGTTCTGAGAGTTACTTATCTGAGGTGGGTTTGTCAAGTATGTGGAATTCATATTGA